One Rubinisphaera margarita DNA window includes the following coding sequences:
- a CDS encoding serine/threonine protein kinase produces the protein MATDAPVRVENEFMAAKAADIVGQLIAGGRYEIQSHVGTGSMGHVYQAYDHRLGTSVCVKIPTISRLADPDFARRFELESRFLVRLAHPQIVNIIDVGIENETPYIVMQFISGGTLLTQMQDGNGNLTPRPLKDLKHWLPSVAKALDFMHSQGCIHRDVKPANILFDDHNNAYLSDFGLSKLLMEDETQEDNRMTAKGAVVGTPNYVAPEIVLGREYDGKADQYSLAITVYEFITAMAPFEGPSASATMVNQTTKQPPPMMTFVPSLAPRVNQIVLKAMSKSPDGRYRNCEEFADALMTAVLTGNLAAANSTRSQSGISSVSGSGSTDIGRSPRFIVTKTSRAVSPGKIPCPKCEKKLLVTSAFAGQLATCSGCSGRVRISNDIQELALLEENPNYNASLHRGGESDQFKTVLKTEVFGLKLSERQANWFVGGTLLAIMFGAIIFGIRLNQESMSDQTLRETRTISREKDMSARIARIPIKAAYTPAPAENDWIKRQVSNFSNLVSVNADIQLTSNAEGGETALNLAAELIEIDPHSLNTLLSTRTTLEFERLKQQWRDNDSTEGQLFEREETIYTTPFVCLMWQDRYFEFTQRYGQLNLETVVRAAVDDADWGTLADKPDWGLFRFATPPLDDPEFGDLMLITACHQILKTDQALKSEDLMNEKVRDFLKKVDRLPVRNRTEGSVMDAMIDAAVQSGPDYADVLIMTEQAALKAIPQLEEKWKQFVQVVYLTPAPNMSRSIGITSVATDAQADGASTFLDYLLNSESMRQLAGEGLRPASAAVSPFESQVFSRYRLRGVRENAPGAVPLPGPEVVDTLRETFERIRLQ, from the coding sequence GAGTCGCGGTTCCTGGTGCGTCTGGCGCATCCGCAGATCGTCAATATCATCGACGTTGGCATTGAGAACGAGACGCCGTATATCGTCATGCAGTTCATCAGTGGCGGCACGCTGCTGACCCAGATGCAGGATGGAAACGGCAACCTCACGCCACGTCCGCTCAAAGATCTCAAGCACTGGTTGCCGAGCGTCGCCAAGGCTCTCGATTTCATGCACTCCCAGGGGTGCATTCATCGCGATGTGAAACCAGCCAATATTCTCTTCGACGATCACAACAACGCCTATCTGAGCGATTTCGGACTCTCGAAGCTGCTCATGGAAGATGAAACACAGGAAGACAACCGGATGACGGCTAAGGGAGCCGTGGTCGGAACGCCGAATTATGTCGCGCCGGAAATCGTCCTCGGCCGTGAGTACGATGGCAAAGCGGACCAGTACTCTCTGGCCATCACCGTATACGAGTTCATCACTGCGATGGCGCCGTTCGAAGGTCCTTCGGCCTCTGCGACCATGGTCAATCAGACGACCAAACAGCCGCCGCCGATGATGACTTTCGTACCCAGCCTGGCTCCGCGAGTGAACCAGATTGTCCTGAAGGCGATGTCGAAATCCCCCGACGGCCGGTATCGAAACTGTGAAGAGTTCGCCGACGCTTTGATGACAGCCGTCCTCACAGGCAACCTGGCGGCTGCGAATTCGACCCGATCTCAGTCGGGCATCAGTTCGGTTTCCGGAAGCGGCTCGACCGATATCGGACGGTCCCCCCGGTTCATCGTGACAAAAACGTCCCGGGCTGTTTCGCCGGGAAAAATTCCGTGCCCAAAGTGTGAGAAGAAGCTGCTCGTCACGTCGGCGTTCGCCGGCCAGCTGGCAACCTGTTCCGGCTGCAGCGGCCGTGTCCGGATCTCCAACGATATCCAGGAACTGGCGCTGCTGGAAGAAAACCCGAATTACAACGCCAGTCTGCATCGAGGCGGCGAGAGCGATCAGTTCAAGACCGTCCTCAAGACTGAAGTCTTCGGATTAAAACTCTCCGAACGCCAGGCCAACTGGTTCGTTGGGGGCACGCTGCTGGCGATCATGTTCGGTGCGATTATTTTCGGCATTCGTCTGAATCAGGAGTCGATGTCAGATCAGACGTTGAGGGAAACGCGCACGATCAGTCGCGAGAAGGACATGAGCGCCCGGATTGCCCGGATCCCTATCAAAGCGGCCTACACTCCGGCTCCGGCAGAGAATGACTGGATTAAGCGACAGGTGTCGAACTTCAGCAATCTGGTCTCCGTCAACGCGGACATCCAGCTGACATCAAATGCAGAGGGCGGGGAAACAGCGTTGAATCTCGCTGCGGAACTCATTGAGATCGACCCGCACTCGCTCAACACACTGCTCTCGACGCGAACGACCCTCGAATTCGAACGTCTCAAGCAGCAGTGGCGGGACAATGACAGCACCGAGGGGCAGCTCTTCGAACGCGAAGAGACCATCTATACCACGCCGTTCGTCTGCCTGATGTGGCAGGACCGTTATTTTGAGTTCACTCAGAGATACGGTCAGCTGAATCTTGAGACGGTCGTTCGTGCCGCCGTTGACGATGCCGACTGGGGGACTCTGGCCGACAAGCCGGACTGGGGACTGTTTCGTTTCGCCACGCCGCCGCTCGACGATCCCGAGTTCGGCGATCTGATGTTGATCACAGCCTGCCACCAGATTCTCAAGACCGATCAGGCGCTTAAGTCCGAAGATCTGATGAACGAGAAGGTTCGCGATTTTCTGAAGAAGGTGGACCGTCTGCCGGTTCGGAATCGCACCGAAGGCTCGGTGATGGATGCAATGATTGATGCGGCCGTGCAGTCGGGGCCTGACTACGCCGATGTGTTGATCATGACCGAACAGGCGGCTCTGAAGGCTATTCCGCAGCTGGAAGAAAAGTGGAAACAGTTCGTCCAGGTCGTTTATCTCACGCCCGCTCCGAATATGTCCCGGTCGATTGGGATTACTTCCGTGGCGACCGATGCCCAGGCCGACGGAGCCTCCACGTTTCTTGATTACCTGCTCAACTCGGAATCGATGCGGCAACTGGCCGGTGAAGGGCTTCGGCCGGCATCAGCGGCTGTCTCTCCCTTCGAAAGTCAGGTCTTCTCTCGCTACCGCCTGCGGGGTGTCAGAGAAAATGCACCGGGAGCGGTCCCGCTTCCCGGGCCGGAAGTTGTCGACACCCTGAGGGAAACCTTCGAGCGAATCCGGCTCCAGTAG